In one Gopherus evgoodei ecotype Sinaloan lineage chromosome 1, rGopEvg1_v1.p, whole genome shotgun sequence genomic region, the following are encoded:
- the NYX gene encoding nyctalopin yields MFVIILNVILCIPHIHAVWACVRSCPANCVCTQERSCSVLCDRAGLLQIPSDFPCEASSINLDKNSIKFVSERAFGTLPSLKSLSLQHNNISFITPGAFKGLPRLTELKMAHNEYIRYLHTRTFTALKRLVRLDLADCNLFNIPDRIFIELPALQELFCFQNNFRRIPGAIRGMENLTHVYLERNKIEAVAYNSLQGLTRLKYLNLQDNRINVIHDQAFQDCQKMEYLYLNDNLLNDLPENSFNGLRHLKMLSLGGNFLRNVSNTWFRDLVELEVLYLDRNRVNYIEEGAFENLTSLVSLHLNSNNLTTLPFSVFQPVYFLGRLYVFRNPWECDCKLEWLKEWMENYRLVRDILCVSPSSVAGIDLADVLFHRSPEGYCLDPVELNVTSYSPTPTEEPHSTTESKFSSLISKLLLQEGLPEEVANTTEALTNTTVLDRLGDEVSSGVGEYAISCSFHLLALITAQAVMVLQSK; encoded by the coding sequence TCATTCTTTGTATCCCCCACATCCATGCTGTGTGGGCCTGCGTACGTTCCTGCCCTGCCAACTGCGTATGCACGCAGGAGCGGAGCTGTTCCGTCCTGTGTGACCGTGCTGGCCTTCTGCAGATCCCCAGCGACTTCCCCTGTGAAGCCTCTTCTATCAACCTGGATAAAAACAGTATTAAATTCGTTTCAGAGAGGGCCTTTGGGACCCTGCCTTCCCTCAAATCTCTCTCACTCCAGCACAACAACATCTCCTTCATCACTCCCGGGGCTTTCAAAGGGCTACCCAGGTTGACTGAGCTTAAAATGGCTCACAATGAATACATCCGCTACCTGCACACTCGCACTTTTACTGCCCTCAAAAGGCTTGTCAGACTAGACCTAGCTGACTGCAACCTTTTCAATATCCCAGACAGGATTTTCATAGAGCTCCCTGCCCTTCAGGAGCTCTTCTGCTTCCAGAACAATTTCCGAAGGATCCCTGGGGCCATACGAGGTATGGAGAATTTGACCCATGTTTACTTGGAACGAAACAAGATAGAAGCTGTAGCCTATAATTCTCTGCAGGGCCTGACCAGGCTGAAGTATCTTAACCTCCAAGACAACAGAATAAATGTCATTCATGACCAAGCCTTTCAAGATTGTCAGAAAATGGAGTATCTCTACTTGAATGACAACTTACTCAATGACCTCCCAGAAAACTCCTTTAACGGGCTGAGGCACCTGAAAATGCTCAGTCTTGGTGGGAACTTTCTCAGGAACGTGTCCAACACCTGGTTCCGGGACCTAGTTGAATTGGAGGTTCTGTACTTGGACCGAAACAGGGTCAACTACATTGAAGAAGGGGCATTTGAAAACCTAACCAGCCTAGTCTCTTTGCATTTGAACAGTAACAACCTAACCACCCTACCTTTTTCTGTCTTCCAGCCAGTCTATTTCCTGGGAAGGCTCTATGTTTTCCGGAACCCCTGGGAGTGTGACTGCAAGCTCGAATGGCTGAAAGAGTGGATGGAGAATTACAGACTTGTCAGGGATATTCTTTGTGTCTCCCCCTCCTCAGTAGCCGGTATTGACTTGGCGGATGTGCTGTTCCACAGATCACCTGAAGGTTATTGTCTTGACCCAGTGGAGTTAAACGTCACATCCTACAGCCCAACCCCGACTGAAGAGCCTCACTCCACCACAGAGAGCAAGTTCAGCAGCCTTATCTCCAAGCTCTTGCTCCAAGAGGGCCTTCCCGAGGAGGTGGCAAACACCACTGAAGCATTAACCAACACCACCGTGTTGGACAGGCTAGGTGATGAGGTTTCCTCAGGGGTGGGGGAATATGCTATCTCCTGCTCTTTCCACCTTCTGGCACTCATTACAGCTCAAGCAGTGATGGTTCTGCAGAGTAAATAA